A genomic stretch from Nitrospirota bacterium includes:
- a CDS encoding phospholipid carrier-dependent glycosyltransferase: MNFKKPYFYPLLVFLIPFIVYLPTLWGVFYYDDNVVFLGHQVKRLAENPFLVFSKDIHIVPGVGTPRSLHVFFLLVLYKVFGANPLPYHLFNLLFHSLTGVLIFLFLGRLTGKPNIALLAGIIFGLHPIHVENITFVTLGGTDLFYGFFSILSLFLYVLFRDKILKGRRNLLLLGLSVIAYFFSMLSKESAVTFIILYPLTEWLLETPSESRLQTPERSRWGYLWALPHLIALLSMKWDYLMAGTSIAVSAVGVGTANIARGRGIEDVILNLGFFIKSVTLPYPLSPFIKEFGNNVVLYSFALLSVTVVVLGIVLRKRLIAYGALWFIATSLPYLLVPLLETNLTITAERYIYAPSIGFAILLSSALMGLSRKRKLLKSLLAFIFLGYSIIGVSYFFSAWRSESAFWRCAIKRNPDYVSGYLSLAGIELAEGNILGAKTLIMQGLYKPKGMPAEFSQAAYFVGNIALMEGNVMTAESYYLLSLRYGPYEFSYIELGFLYLNTGNPERAKWAFENALGFPAQNLRAVYGLAKSYEMLGDKEKARLYALRVYERARDERLRAAASEILR; the protein is encoded by the coding sequence GTGAACTTTAAAAAACCGTATTTTTATCCCCTTCTGGTTTTCCTTATTCCGTTTATAGTTTATCTTCCAACTCTCTGGGGTGTATTTTATTATGACGACAATGTGGTATTTTTGGGTCATCAGGTAAAGAGGCTTGCCGAAAACCCATTCCTCGTCTTTAGTAAGGATATCCATATAGTGCCAGGGGTTGGGACCCCAAGAAGCCTTCATGTGTTTTTTCTTCTCGTTCTTTACAAGGTCTTTGGTGCAAATCCTCTGCCTTATCATTTATTCAATCTCCTGTTTCATAGTCTTACTGGAGTCCTTATATTCTTATTTTTAGGCAGGTTGACAGGCAAGCCAAATATCGCCCTATTAGCAGGCATTATCTTTGGCCTTCATCCGATTCATGTAGAAAACATCACATTCGTAACACTTGGAGGCACTGACCTCTTTTATGGGTTCTTTTCGATATTAAGCCTTTTTTTGTATGTCTTATTCAGGGACAAGATATTAAAAGGCAGAAGGAATCTATTACTGCTTGGGTTATCGGTTATTGCATATTTCTTTTCCATGCTGAGCAAGGAATCCGCAGTTACCTTTATAATACTCTATCCATTGACCGAGTGGTTGTTAGAAACCCCTTCGGAATCGAGGTTACAAACCCCTGAGAGGTCACGGTGGGGCTATCTATGGGCACTTCCACATCTAATAGCCCTCCTCTCCATGAAATGGGATTACCTTATGGCAGGCACATCGATAGCAGTATCCGCAGTAGGCGTAGGCACCGCTAACATAGCCAGGGGCAGAGGCATAGAGGATGTCATTTTAAACTTAGGGTTTTTTATAAAGTCCGTGACACTTCCATATCCGCTTTCTCCTTTTATAAAGGAATTTGGAAATAATGTAGTGCTTTATTCATTTGCATTACTTTCCGTGACGGTTGTGGTTCTTGGGATTGTCCTTAGAAAGAGGCTTATCGCATATGGCGCCCTCTGGTTTATTGCAACCTCTCTGCCCTATCTCCTTGTACCTCTTCTTGAGACAAATCTTACGATTACGGCAGAGCGGTATATCTATGCACCCTCAATTGGTTTTGCCATCCTGCTTTCATCGGCTCTAATGGGTCTTTCTCGGAAAAGGAAGCTTTTAAAATCCCTCCTTGCTTTTATCTTTTTGGGATATAGCATCATTGGGGTAAGTTATTTCTTTAGTGCATGGCGCTCCGAGAGTGCATTCTGGAGATGTGCCATAAAGAGGAATCCTGATTATGTCTCGGGTTATCTGAGCCTTGCAGGCATCGAACTTGCTGAAGGCAATATCTTAGGTGCAAAGACACTGATTATGCAAGGGCTTTATAAGCCAAAAGGCATGCCTGCCGAGTTTTCACAGGCCGCATATTTCGTGGGGAATATCGCACTTATGGAAGGAAATGTAATGACTGCCGAAAGCTACTATCTCCTTTCGTTAAGATACGGTCCATATGAGTTTTCATACATAGAATTAGGGTTTTTATACCTTAATACAGGAAACCCCGAAAGGGCGAAATGGGCATTTGAAAATGCCCTCGGCTTT